The proteins below come from a single Prolixibacter sp. NT017 genomic window:
- a CDS encoding two-component regulator propeller domain-containing protein yields the protein MTILKRVLVLIGVLPAMGMAQPLVLHYSKIDYKGGNQNWSIAQDQKGLMYIGNSDGLLQFDGTNWKLYSLPDRNIVRSVAVGPDGKIYTGAFEEFGYWQPDKTGQLKYTSISHSYPGLKLHNWEFWRILFSHDKVYFQSFGALFSYDGDTVHQIPLPSNVILMSQVGDRLITQEDGGGLVELVNDRPVHIPGSDFLASTQVKSIIPGGKDTLLVCTSSQGIYQLASGKFSPWGSDVQEFSKQNELNVAIPLKNGFAFGTILNGVVITDRHGKIKTRINTDSGLQNNTVLALMQDQKGGLWVAMNKGIDYVEINSPLLIYRDKNQRIGALTSAVIYEGKLFIGSNRGVYYRELLNGDPRHPVGNFQFLDGTQGQVWDLQVHAGSLIIGHNRGTFTYRDGRLSQISKVSGGYMVKPYERGGKKYMIQSTYTRLVIYRLENGEWRYDHQVTGFNEPCRFVEIGPFGYIWVSHQQKGVYRLKLDANYQKVVDTRYFGRVSGLPADFDVHVFKLANRIVLTSPEGLYTYDDLHEKVVPMNDLNQTLGELSAARRIIRVDDNRYWLISRNMLGMVDIRDSGAMLVRKMDPALYGFSMVERYENIVPLNNRIQMVCLDEGYALIDLRRDLKDTVTQKIFFRDVVASGRKGEKRRLPLSTANSYQTIQLQPWERSIKFRFASLNYSPDGKSYQYYLEGLKPDEHWKSTSPEGVAVYDRLAAGNYVFHVRNVDAFGHPLSEITYPFVIKPHWYASSMAYFFYVIIGVLFIILAQLLLYRRLKRREEKARQERHAELERRRQEEREHAENEIIKLRNEKLQAELSHKDIELANSTMSIIRKNESLIEIKNEIEKQKKQLGTRYPKNMYEKLVGLVDRNLTNEDDWLVFESHFDQAHENFFRRLKNEYPSLTPSDLKLCAYLRLNLATKEIAPLLNISVRGVEIRRYRLRKKLELPQEKNLVEFMMEF from the coding sequence ATGACGATTCTGAAAAGGGTATTGGTGTTGATAGGGGTTCTGCCGGCCATGGGCATGGCCCAGCCATTGGTGCTCCATTATTCCAAAATCGATTACAAAGGCGGAAACCAAAACTGGTCGATTGCGCAGGACCAGAAAGGGTTGATGTACATTGGTAACAGCGACGGCCTTCTGCAGTTTGATGGTACCAACTGGAAACTCTACTCGCTTCCCGACCGCAATATTGTTCGCTCGGTTGCTGTGGGCCCGGATGGCAAAATTTATACCGGCGCTTTCGAAGAGTTCGGTTACTGGCAGCCCGACAAAACCGGACAATTAAAATATACTTCCATTTCACATTCCTATCCCGGTTTGAAGCTCCACAACTGGGAGTTTTGGCGTATTCTTTTTTCACACGATAAAGTTTATTTTCAGTCCTTCGGAGCGCTTTTTTCTTATGACGGTGATACCGTTCATCAGATTCCTCTGCCATCCAATGTCATTTTAATGTCGCAGGTTGGCGATCGGTTGATTACGCAGGAAGACGGTGGTGGCCTGGTGGAGCTGGTGAATGATCGCCCGGTTCATATTCCCGGATCGGATTTTTTGGCTTCCACGCAAGTGAAAAGTATTATTCCCGGAGGAAAAGATACGCTGCTGGTTTGTACTTCATCACAGGGGATATATCAACTGGCTTCCGGAAAATTTTCTCCCTGGGGAAGTGATGTTCAGGAATTCTCGAAGCAGAACGAATTGAATGTCGCTATTCCGTTGAAAAACGGATTTGCTTTCGGGACCATTTTGAACGGAGTGGTTATTACCGATCGGCATGGGAAAATTAAAACACGGATTAATACGGATAGTGGACTTCAGAATAATACGGTTCTCGCCCTTATGCAAGATCAGAAAGGCGGCTTGTGGGTTGCGATGAACAAAGGGATTGACTATGTGGAAATTAATTCTCCACTGTTGATTTATCGCGATAAGAACCAGCGAATTGGGGCTTTGACTTCTGCAGTTATTTATGAGGGGAAATTGTTTATCGGTTCGAACCGGGGCGTTTACTATCGTGAGTTACTCAATGGAGATCCGAGGCATCCCGTCGGCAATTTTCAGTTTTTGGATGGAACACAAGGCCAGGTGTGGGATTTACAGGTGCATGCCGGTTCATTAATTATCGGGCACAATCGCGGAACCTTTACTTATAGGGATGGCCGGCTAAGTCAAATAAGTAAAGTGTCGGGCGGCTACATGGTCAAACCTTATGAGCGGGGTGGGAAAAAATACATGATTCAGAGCACTTATACCCGTCTGGTTATTTACCGTCTGGAGAATGGCGAATGGCGATACGATCATCAGGTCACCGGATTCAACGAGCCTTGCCGGTTTGTCGAAATTGGCCCCTTCGGATACATCTGGGTAAGTCATCAGCAGAAAGGAGTTTACCGGTTGAAGTTGGATGCCAACTATCAGAAGGTGGTCGACACGCGCTATTTTGGACGCGTATCTGGTTTGCCAGCCGATTTCGATGTCCATGTGTTTAAGCTTGCCAACCGGATTGTTCTGACATCTCCGGAAGGACTGTATACGTATGATGACCTGCATGAGAAGGTAGTTCCGATGAATGATTTGAATCAAACGCTGGGAGAGCTTTCCGCAGCCCGTCGCATCATTCGGGTCGACGATAACCGGTACTGGTTGATTAGTCGGAATATGCTTGGAATGGTGGATATTCGCGATAGCGGAGCCATGTTGGTCAGAAAGATGGATCCAGCTCTTTATGGTTTCTCGATGGTGGAACGATACGAAAATATTGTTCCGCTGAATAACCGCATTCAGATGGTGTGCCTCGATGAAGGGTATGCTTTAATTGACTTGAGGAGGGATTTGAAAGATACTGTTACACAGAAAATATTTTTCCGGGATGTAGTGGCATCGGGACGGAAAGGTGAAAAACGACGGTTACCTCTTTCAACAGCCAATTCTTACCAGACAATTCAGTTGCAGCCCTGGGAGCGGAGTATCAAGTTCCGGTTCGCCTCGTTGAATTATTCTCCCGACGGCAAGTCATATCAATATTATTTAGAAGGCTTGAAGCCTGATGAACACTGGAAATCGACTTCTCCGGAAGGAGTTGCGGTTTATGATCGCCTCGCGGCCGGCAATTATGTTTTTCATGTCCGAAATGTCGATGCATTTGGTCATCCCCTTTCTGAGATAACCTACCCTTTTGTCATTAAGCCTCACTGGTATGCATCGTCGATGGCCTACTTCTTTTACGTTATCATCGGTGTGCTTTTTATCATTCTTGCCCAGTTGTTGCTGTACCGACGATTAAAACGACGGGAAGAAAAAGCCCGTCAGGAGAGACATGCAGAGTTGGAGCGGAGAAGGCAGGAAGAGCGGGAGCATGCTGAGAATGAAATTATCAAGTTGCGGAACGAAAAATTACAGGCAGAGCTTTCGCATAAGGATATTGAGCTGGCTAACTCAACCATGTCCATTATCCGGAAAAATGAGTCGCTCATAGAGATTAAGAACGAGATTGAGAAACAGAAAAAGCAGTTGGGAACCCGCTATCCAAAAAATATGTACGAGAAGCTGGTTGGATTGGTAGACAGGAATTTAACCAATGAAGATGATTGGCTGGTTTTCGAATCTCATTTCGATCAGGCTCATGAAAACTTCTTCCGGCGACTCAAAAATGAATATCCTTCCCTGACTCCGAGCGATTTGAAATTGTGTGCCTACCTCAGACTGAATCTCGCAACGAAGGAAATTGCGCCGCTGCTCAATATTTCAGTTCGGGGAGTGGAGATTCGGCGATACCGTTTGCGCAAAAAACTGGAGTTGCCCCAGGAGAAAAACCTGGTGGAATTCATGATGGAATTTTAA
- a CDS encoding TonB-dependent receptor, translating into MKKSLLTLLVVLLGFTVVMAQNITVKGKVTGADDGKPIPGASILVKGTTTGTITDFDGNYSLKVPADGALVFSFLGMKTVEQPVNGQKEINVTLSTSTKDLGEVQVVGYGVQRKQDITGSIAGVKGADLIKQPALTATQAIQGKVAGVQVVNSGAPGSAPQVRIRGTGTILGGAKPLYVVDGVITDDIRNINNSDIVSVDVLKDASAAAIYGVRGANGVIIITTRAGEKGKMKISYDGYVGTNVAAHKVKMADSKLYAEYTNEALGYDGKAPAFDLNNLPPYNTDWFDAITRKGVSQNHNLSVSGGNDKATYYFSMGYKSDQGILDGNNYDRLTLRSNNTYKVTKFLEVGDNIGLSRYNSDNKPYSAFTAAYRQAPTVPVKDKSGNYGFTDINNVGNPKATLDYTNDQSWGTRIQGAVYAKVDFTKHLQFKSNMGVDLSEDHGRIYNPVYTVSATQKNEISKLSLHQNTNAHWIWDNYFTYNNRWGNSRLKLMGGTTAEKYRTQYIDAARQNVPAQKNYWYLDLGDAASATNGSNGTKNTRNSYLGRVNYSFANKYLFTGTIRYDGSSMFPSNNRWATFPSVGLGWVLTQENFLKDNAWLTNLKLRASWGKIGNDNIPADAFTYLINSDLAYVFGPDQAYTNGGTITDIKDPNLKWEVTTETDLGLEYGLFDNRLSGEFDYYNKLTSDALIFAPIAGIFGDNDGKFLTNKADIRNTGFEFSANWRDKVTSDFSYNIGLNVTTNKNRIEKVGGGLPINSGSLGNGQITTQTAEGQPIGSFWVYQTDGIFHNQSELDAYVNSNGQPLMPNAQPGDLKLVDRNHDGVIDDKDRYYAGSYNPTLMIGLNLGVNYKNWDFSVDSYGNFGGKIYNGKKAQRWGGENIEASLANRWTPDHTNTNIPRASDAVPVASDYYIESGNFFRFNNLTLGYTLPKTLTEKLSISRCRFYVAAQNAITLTGYSGYNPELPGQISRISGNSDNGANTTNSGTLNSGIDLSSYPETASYLLGLNITF; encoded by the coding sequence ATGAAAAAGAGTTTATTAACCCTTTTGGTGGTCCTTCTTGGCTTTACAGTAGTGATGGCACAAAACATCACCGTTAAAGGGAAGGTAACTGGCGCGGATGATGGAAAGCCCATACCGGGAGCCAGTATTTTAGTAAAAGGTACCACAACCGGTACCATTACCGATTTTGATGGTAACTACTCGTTAAAAGTTCCGGCTGACGGTGCGCTGGTATTCTCGTTTTTGGGAATGAAGACCGTAGAGCAACCGGTGAACGGACAGAAAGAAATTAATGTGACCCTTTCAACTTCTACTAAAGATCTGGGTGAAGTTCAGGTGGTAGGTTATGGTGTTCAGCGGAAGCAGGACATCACTGGTTCCATTGCCGGGGTGAAAGGAGCCGATTTGATTAAGCAACCGGCTCTGACAGCTACCCAGGCTATTCAGGGAAAAGTGGCCGGTGTACAAGTTGTGAACTCCGGGGCCCCGGGTTCTGCTCCGCAGGTGCGTATTCGGGGAACAGGGACCATTCTGGGTGGAGCGAAGCCGCTTTATGTTGTCGATGGAGTTATTACCGACGATATTCGCAATATCAATAACTCGGATATTGTCTCGGTAGATGTGCTGAAAGATGCTTCGGCTGCCGCTATCTACGGTGTGCGTGGTGCAAATGGTGTGATCATTATTACCACCCGTGCCGGCGAGAAAGGTAAAATGAAAATTTCGTACGACGGCTATGTTGGCACTAATGTAGCAGCCCATAAGGTAAAAATGGCAGACTCGAAATTGTATGCTGAATATACCAACGAAGCTCTGGGCTACGATGGAAAAGCTCCGGCATTTGATTTGAACAACCTGCCTCCATACAATACCGATTGGTTCGACGCAATTACCCGGAAGGGAGTTAGTCAGAATCATAACCTTTCGGTAAGTGGTGGAAATGATAAGGCAACCTATTATTTCAGCATGGGTTATAAAAGCGATCAGGGAATCCTTGACGGAAACAATTACGATCGTCTGACACTCCGTTCAAATAATACGTATAAGGTGACCAAGTTCCTCGAAGTGGGTGACAACATTGGCCTGTCCCGATATAATTCGGACAACAAGCCTTATTCGGCTTTCACCGCAGCTTATCGTCAGGCGCCGACTGTTCCGGTGAAGGATAAAAGCGGAAATTATGGTTTCACTGACATCAATAACGTTGGTAACCCGAAAGCAACACTTGATTATACGAATGATCAAAGCTGGGGAACCCGTATTCAGGGGGCGGTTTACGCCAAAGTTGATTTCACCAAACATCTCCAGTTTAAATCGAATATGGGAGTTGACTTATCGGAAGATCACGGGCGTATATACAACCCGGTTTACACAGTTTCCGCAACTCAAAAAAATGAAATATCCAAATTGAGTCTGCATCAAAACACCAATGCTCACTGGATTTGGGATAATTACTTTACCTACAACAACCGCTGGGGAAATAGCCGGTTGAAACTGATGGGAGGTACAACGGCTGAAAAATACCGGACGCAATATATTGATGCTGCCCGTCAGAATGTACCTGCACAAAAGAATTACTGGTATCTCGATTTGGGCGATGCAGCATCTGCAACCAACGGCAGTAATGGCACAAAGAATACCCGTAACTCCTACTTAGGACGTGTCAACTACAGCTTCGCCAACAAGTACCTGTTTACCGGTACTATTCGTTACGATGGCTCTTCGATGTTTCCATCCAATAATCGTTGGGCAACGTTCCCTTCAGTTGGACTTGGTTGGGTGCTGACCCAGGAGAATTTCCTGAAAGACAATGCGTGGCTGACTAATCTGAAATTGCGTGCCAGCTGGGGTAAAATCGGTAACGATAATATACCTGCTGATGCGTTTACTTATCTCATCAACTCTGATTTGGCGTATGTGTTTGGTCCGGATCAGGCTTATACCAATGGTGGTACGATAACCGATATCAAAGACCCGAATCTGAAGTGGGAGGTAACAACAGAAACCGACCTGGGATTGGAATACGGATTGTTCGACAATCGCCTTTCCGGTGAGTTTGACTATTACAACAAACTGACCTCGGATGCGTTGATTTTTGCTCCGATTGCCGGAATATTTGGAGATAACGATGGAAAATTTCTGACCAACAAAGCTGATATCCGAAATACTGGTTTTGAATTCTCTGCCAACTGGCGCGATAAAGTCACCTCCGATTTCAGCTACAATATTGGTTTGAATGTGACGACCAACAAAAACCGCATCGAGAAAGTCGGCGGTGGTTTGCCAATCAACAGCGGTAGTTTGGGCAACGGTCAGATAACAACACAGACGGCAGAAGGCCAGCCGATTGGTTCCTTCTGGGTATACCAGACCGACGGTATTTTCCACAACCAATCGGAACTGGACGCTTACGTGAATAGTAATGGTCAGCCTTTGATGCCAAATGCTCAGCCAGGTGATCTGAAGCTGGTAGACCGGAATCATGATGGCGTTATTGATGATAAAGACCGTTATTATGCTGGGTCGTACAATCCCACACTGATGATCGGGTTGAACCTCGGAGTGAACTATAAGAACTGGGATTTCTCGGTAGATTCTTATGGTAACTTTGGTGGCAAAATCTACAACGGTAAGAAAGCTCAGCGCTGGGGTGGTGAAAATATCGAGGCGTCATTGGCCAACCGTTGGACACCGGATCACACGAACACGAATATCCCAAGAGCTTCCGATGCTGTACCTGTGGCTTCGGATTACTATATTGAGTCTGGTAATTTCTTCCGGTTTAACAACCTGACATTGGGTTATACGCTCCCCAAAACATTGACCGAAAAGCTCTCGATAAGTCGCTGTCGTTTCTATGTGGCAGCCCAGAACGCAATTACACTGACAGGTTATAGTGGTTACAATCCTGAATTACCGGGACAGATATCACGGATTTCCGGAAACTCTGACAATGGAGCCAACACGACCAACTCCGGAACCCTTAACTCTGGAATTGATTTGAGCTCTTATCCTGAAACGGCTTCTTACCTCTTGGGTCTCAACATAACTTTCTAA
- a CDS encoding RagB/SusD family nutrient uptake outer membrane protein, with translation MKLLYMGAALAAALLTFSGCSSNYLDVPPEGNMTPKDYYSDHPTEVVNAVYNKLLDWNESSFSWLGISSITSDDADKGSSPGDTGTDKNLLDNFTFGADALSFNDVWQGNYEGVARANQAMKVLGEVTINDTLKNRLEGETRFLRAYFYWNLVRTFGAVPLVDKVPDPTNPADVAMGNTRVTKDSIYAFIKTDLQFAINHLPKKSEYAAKDLGRATKGAAQTFLAKVNLYQKNWSEVLRLTNEVINSNEYALVSDYSTIWREIGENNSESIFEIQGRGQTPNKGVQGYVDVQSVRGQFGWGFNVPSQDLADTYEPGDLRKDATIIYPGETMWDGTVINSNTPNPMYNQKAYLSRTKETYDGNSWESSKNVRIFRYAEVLLMKAEAANEMGDPGTALAALNQVRERAGLPDYTDTNQDNLRMKIYHERRVELAFEGDRTFDLIRQGRAATVLAKEGFVAGKNELFPIPQRQIELSGGALTQNPGY, from the coding sequence ATGAAATTATTATATATGGGGGCTGCGTTGGCAGCAGCTCTGCTGACCTTCTCGGGATGTTCGAGCAATTACCTGGACGTTCCGCCGGAGGGAAATATGACGCCAAAAGATTATTACTCTGATCATCCGACTGAAGTAGTTAACGCAGTGTATAACAAGCTACTCGATTGGAACGAAAGCTCTTTCTCGTGGCTTGGTATTTCCAGCATCACTTCCGACGATGCCGATAAAGGTAGTTCTCCGGGTGATACCGGAACCGACAAAAATCTGTTGGATAACTTCACATTTGGAGCGGATGCCTTGTCGTTTAACGATGTATGGCAGGGTAACTACGAAGGAGTTGCCCGTGCCAATCAGGCAATGAAAGTGCTGGGTGAAGTGACCATTAATGATACACTGAAGAACCGCCTGGAAGGGGAAACCCGTTTCCTCCGCGCTTATTTCTATTGGAATCTGGTGCGTACGTTCGGCGCAGTGCCGTTGGTTGACAAAGTTCCCGACCCAACCAATCCGGCTGATGTGGCGATGGGAAATACCCGTGTAACAAAGGATTCTATTTATGCGTTTATTAAAACGGATCTGCAGTTTGCTATTAATCATCTTCCGAAGAAGAGCGAATACGCTGCAAAAGATTTAGGTCGCGCGACCAAAGGAGCTGCGCAAACCTTCCTGGCAAAGGTAAATCTGTATCAAAAGAACTGGTCGGAAGTATTGCGCCTGACCAATGAGGTGATCAATTCCAATGAATATGCACTGGTCAGTGATTACTCAACGATTTGGCGTGAAATCGGAGAGAACAATTCCGAGTCTATTTTCGAAATCCAGGGACGTGGTCAGACACCGAACAAAGGAGTTCAGGGATATGTCGACGTTCAGAGTGTCAGAGGCCAGTTTGGATGGGGCTTCAACGTGCCATCACAGGATTTGGCTGATACCTACGAGCCTGGTGACCTCCGGAAAGATGCAACGATTATCTATCCGGGAGAAACCATGTGGGACGGTACGGTGATTAATTCCAACACACCGAACCCGATGTACAACCAGAAAGCTTATCTGAGTCGTACAAAGGAAACGTATGACGGAAACTCCTGGGAATCGAGCAAGAATGTACGGATATTCCGTTACGCTGAAGTGTTGTTGATGAAAGCTGAGGCGGCTAATGAAATGGGCGACCCGGGTACAGCACTGGCGGCATTAAACCAGGTTCGCGAGCGGGCCGGCTTGCCCGATTACACCGACACCAATCAGGATAACCTGCGGATGAAAATCTACCACGAACGTCGTGTAGAATTGGCATTCGAAGGCGACCGTACGTTCGACCTGATTCGTCAGGGACGGGCGGCAACCGTATTGGCCAAAGAAGGATTTGTGGCTGGTAAGAACGAGTTGTTCCCCATTCCGCAACGTCAGATCGAGCTGAGTGGCGGTGCATTGACTCAAAATCCAGGATACTAA
- a CDS encoding glucoamylase family protein yields the protein MNKYLLFISFWVALTLVSCSKKGDNYVPPNGGGTLPKPPPTLTDGELMDTVQQATFQYFWDFAHPVSGLIRERSNGNNDIVTIGGSGFGVMAIIVGVKRGYITRQEAVTRLLKMVTFLRDKTTRYHGAWSHWLNGSTGETIPFSQKDDGGDLVETAYMIQGLLTARQFFNGSSADETQLRDIITGLWQDVDWGWYTNGQNYLYWHWSPDYGWAMNMPIRGFNETMITYMLAVASPTHPIAPSLYDTGWAGNNYNATLIVDQYGYYGGPLFFTHYSYLGMNPHFSDKYIRASRFVSYFDRNKEQTLLNRKWCIDRASVYSYYNKNCWGLTASDDPVNGYMAHEPTTANDNGTITPTAAISSIVYTPTESLAAMHYLYDNYGSKGLWGKYGFKDAFNIHENWYAPSYLAIDEGPIIAMIENHRSGILWDNFMQDPDIQTMFSKLGFEKTNN from the coding sequence ATGAACAAGTATCTACTTTTCATATCCTTCTGGGTAGCTTTGACTTTAGTTTCCTGTTCAAAGAAAGGCGATAATTATGTGCCGCCGAATGGAGGAGGAACGCTGCCGAAGCCCCCACCTACTTTGACGGATGGTGAGTTGATGGATACTGTTCAGCAAGCAACTTTTCAGTATTTCTGGGATTTCGCTCATCCGGTTTCCGGTCTTATCCGTGAACGAAGTAATGGGAACAACGATATCGTCACCATTGGTGGTTCCGGTTTTGGCGTGATGGCCATTATTGTCGGTGTGAAGCGGGGCTATATTACCCGTCAGGAAGCGGTGACACGGTTGTTAAAGATGGTCACTTTCCTGCGCGATAAAACCACACGTTATCATGGGGCCTGGTCGCACTGGCTCAACGGATCAACCGGAGAGACAATTCCGTTCTCGCAAAAGGACGATGGCGGCGACCTGGTGGAAACAGCTTATATGATTCAGGGGCTGTTGACGGCAAGGCAGTTTTTTAATGGCTCATCTGCAGATGAAACGCAGTTGCGGGATATTATTACCGGGCTGTGGCAGGATGTTGACTGGGGATGGTATACCAATGGGCAGAATTATCTCTACTGGCACTGGTCGCCAGACTATGGCTGGGCAATGAACATGCCCATACGCGGTTTCAACGAGACGATGATTACCTACATGCTGGCTGTTGCGTCACCCACGCATCCGATTGCTCCGTCGCTTTACGATACGGGTTGGGCCGGAAATAATTATAACGCGACACTCATCGTTGACCAATATGGATATTACGGCGGTCCGTTGTTTTTTACACACTATTCTTATTTGGGAATGAACCCGCACTTTTCGGATAAATACATTCGGGCATCCAGGTTCGTTTCCTATTTCGATCGGAATAAGGAACAAACGTTGCTGAACAGGAAATGGTGTATCGACCGTGCATCGGTTTATTCATACTACAACAAGAATTGCTGGGGGCTAACAGCTTCCGACGATCCGGTAAACGGTTACATGGCACACGAGCCAACCACAGCCAACGATAACGGAACGATTACTCCAACAGCCGCTATCTCGTCCATTGTTTACACGCCTACCGAATCGTTGGCGGCCATGCATTATCTCTACGATAATTATGGTTCAAAGGGACTCTGGGGAAAGTATGGTTTTAAAGACGCCTTTAACATTCATGAAAACTGGTACGCTCCTTCTTACCTGGCGATAGACGAGGGGCCAATTATTGCGATGATTGAAAACCATCGCAGCGGAATATTATGGGATAATTTCATGCAGGATCCGGATATTCAGACCATGTTTAGCAAGCTGGGATTTGAGAAAACAAACAATTAG
- a CDS encoding glucoamylase family protein: MKKIFSIIIILLLVKSVSAQDHLNQYLTKPDHFTAKGYDSHVELRWPDLKNAVSYRLYAATDSAYQLRTETKNNYYLDFVTDLGRNISLKYKLVPVSRKGKELTSETVEANASIHDFTDKELMNMVQKYTFRYFWNFGRADLGMARERDNHPDGDIVTIGGSGFGVMALMVGVKHGWITREQAVDRLLNLTKFLKTTDRFHGMWAHWYNADTQKAYHFSKYDDGGDIVESSFMMEGLLAARQFFNHSTPKEKFLQQQITDLWKSMDWDFYTRGQDVLYWHWSPDYGWKMNHPIHGYNECLITYILAASSPDHAISPDVYHKGWAGNNWDTFANNSTYYGMMLPLGNRKWMGGPLFFAHYSYMGLNPKGLRDRYANYWQQNRRQTLINRAYCIDNPYGWKGYGPDFWGLTAGDKVPDGYTAHAPGFQRDLGTITPTAALSSMPYTPNESMKVLKNLYRNYGKYLFGPFGFYDGINLSVGNKPEDHVRKTYLAIDQGPIVVMIENYRSGLVWNSFMKNEDVLRGLKRLDFTIDNKPIQVNETK; encoded by the coding sequence ATGAAAAAAATCTTCAGTATCATTATCATTCTCCTGCTGGTGAAAAGCGTTTCGGCACAGGATCATCTCAACCAATACCTCACCAAACCTGACCATTTTACAGCTAAAGGATATGACAGCCACGTCGAGTTACGCTGGCCCGATTTGAAAAATGCTGTCTCCTACCGTTTGTATGCAGCAACCGACAGCGCTTACCAGTTGCGCACTGAAACGAAGAATAACTATTACCTCGATTTTGTAACGGATTTGGGGCGAAACATCTCTCTAAAATATAAACTGGTTCCGGTTAGCCGGAAAGGAAAAGAACTCACTTCCGAAACGGTAGAGGCCAATGCATCGATTCATGATTTTACCGATAAGGAGCTCATGAACATGGTGCAAAAATATACCTTCCGTTATTTCTGGAACTTTGGCCGGGCCGATTTGGGAATGGCCCGCGAACGCGATAATCATCCGGATGGCGATATCGTTACTATCGGCGGCTCCGGGTTTGGCGTAATGGCCTTGATGGTGGGAGTGAAACACGGCTGGATTACCCGCGAACAGGCGGTCGACCGGTTGTTGAACCTCACCAAATTTCTCAAAACAACCGACCGTTTTCATGGAATGTGGGCACACTGGTACAATGCCGATACACAAAAAGCTTATCATTTTAGTAAATACGATGACGGTGGCGATATTGTCGAATCTTCCTTTATGATGGAAGGCCTGCTGGCAGCCCGTCAGTTTTTCAATCATTCGACTCCCAAAGAGAAATTTCTGCAACAGCAAATTACCGATCTGTGGAAATCGATGGATTGGGACTTCTATACCCGTGGTCAGGATGTTCTGTACTGGCACTGGTCTCCCGATTATGGCTGGAAAATGAATCATCCCATTCATGGGTACAACGAATGTCTGATTACCTATATTCTGGCGGCTTCGTCACCCGACCATGCCATTTCTCCGGACGTTTATCACAAAGGCTGGGCCGGGAACAACTGGGACACATTCGCCAATAATTCCACTTATTACGGCATGATGCTTCCATTGGGAAACCGCAAATGGATGGGCGGTCCGTTGTTCTTTGCTCACTATTCGTACATGGGATTGAATCCAAAAGGCTTGCGCGACCGGTATGCCAATTATTGGCAGCAAAACCGGCGGCAGACATTGATTAATCGTGCGTACTGCATCGATAACCCATACGGATGGAAAGGCTACGGCCCTGATTTCTGGGGACTCACAGCCGGCGATAAAGTCCCGGATGGATACACGGCGCACGCTCCGGGTTTCCAACGTGATTTGGGAACAATCACACCAACGGCAGCACTGTCATCAATGCCGTACACTCCGAACGAATCGATGAAAGTATTGAAAAACCTCTACCGGAATTACGGAAAGTATCTGTTTGGCCCGTTCGGCTTCTACGATGGAATTAATCTTTCGGTTGGAAATAAGCCGGAAGACCACGTGCGCAAAACCTACCTGGCCATCGATCAGGGGCCGATTGTGGTGATGATCGAAAATTACCGTTCAGGCTTGGTCTGGAACTCATTCATGAAAAATGAAGATGTGCTGAGAGGGTTGAAACGTTTGGATTTTACCATTGATAATAAACCCATTCAAGTAAATGAAACCAAGTAA